A single region of the Biomaibacter acetigenes genome encodes:
- a CDS encoding PP2C family protein-serine/threonine phosphatase produces MRASGRAKYMGVLLAVGGLFGASTIIFSWQKTWMYLLLYLIGLLLTEWFFKIEIIQELSFLPILAGIMAFHYPVVQASFIMLAVAVTQLILHPKETWRHWLFWLKWVLLIIVMGMINLLTGNVAYGSLSFYTSVIASVASLYGTLLLSSYMVNKKGIEWKNSGIYYISLLSLGVILISFYRLAPFLILACLCIFSVSLHEITRGLQELQKRSDQLAHELKNTLRREIQLAQQIQSKLLNTGVPEFVGGQVAGTSIAACSIGGDYYDFCILKNGKLRIVIGDVMGKGIPAAMLMLLTRSAFRNAAEKGRGPGETLTIMNRILYDDFKALGSFVTVFCADYDPQSKILTYANAGHNLPLIVKGRTRSCEQLPGKGIMLGGMPHQQYQEHSIQLDNDDYVFFYTDGIVEARNEKGEAFRLERLRQILVQYANSPATEIEDQVFQRVTDFTKNLPQKDDITMVVLKVADDNKHLAAV; encoded by the coding sequence CTGCTTTTAACTGAGTGGTTTTTTAAAATTGAAATAATTCAGGAGTTATCATTTCTCCCTATTCTCGCCGGGATTATGGCTTTTCATTATCCGGTTGTTCAAGCATCATTTATCATGCTGGCCGTTGCCGTTACACAGCTCATTCTCCACCCTAAGGAGACCTGGCGTCATTGGCTTTTCTGGCTTAAATGGGTGCTTTTGATCATCGTTATGGGAATGATTAACTTGTTAACTGGCAATGTAGCATATGGTAGTCTTTCGTTTTACACCAGCGTAATCGCCTCGGTGGCTTCTTTGTACGGAACATTGTTGCTCAGCAGCTATATGGTTAACAAGAAAGGGATTGAATGGAAGAATAGTGGGATATATTACATATCTTTGCTTTCCCTTGGTGTGATATTGATTTCTTTTTACCGGTTGGCGCCGTTTTTGATACTGGCCTGTTTATGTATTTTTTCTGTCAGCCTTCATGAGATAACAAGGGGGCTTCAGGAATTACAGAAGCGGTCTGATCAATTAGCCCATGAATTGAAGAATACCTTAAGAAGAGAAATACAGTTAGCCCAGCAAATTCAAAGCAAATTATTAAATACAGGAGTCCCGGAATTCGTGGGTGGACAGGTTGCGGGCACATCGATTGCTGCTTGCTCGATCGGGGGGGATTATTACGATTTCTGTATACTAAAGAACGGAAAACTTCGGATCGTAATTGGGGATGTGATGGGCAAGGGAATTCCAGCAGCTATGTTGATGTTGTTAACAAGAAGTGCGTTTCGAAACGCAGCGGAAAAAGGGAGAGGTCCAGGAGAAACGCTAACGATCATGAACCGCATCTTGTACGATGACTTCAAAGCATTGGGTTCATTTGTCACGGTTTTTTGCGCTGATTACGATCCGCAGTCAAAAATCCTTACTTATGCCAATGCCGGGCACAATCTCCCCCTGATTGTAAAAGGAAGGACGAGAAGCTGTGAACAACTACCGGGGAAGGGAATCATGTTGGGAGGGATGCCTCATCAACAGTACCAGGAACATTCAATTCAATTGGATAATGATGATTACGTGTTTTTTTACACAGATGGGATTGTAGAAGCACGAAATGAAAAAGGGGAGGCTTTCCGTCTGGAGCGCCTGCGGCAAATTTTAGTCCAGTATGCGAATAGCCCGGCAACAGAGATTGAAGATCAAGTTTTCCAAAGGGTTACAGACTTTACGAAAAATTTACCACAGAAGGATGATATCACAATGGTAGTGCTGAAAGTGGCTGATGATAACAAGCATCTGGCGGCTGTTTAA